The Lysobacter capsici genome has a segment encoding these proteins:
- a CDS encoding DUF481 domain-containing protein encodes MLGAIGLALLGAPLVTLPNPAFGGDPILIAIASDPAQMRLYCFSTRCGDEEWKLAMARRQRAPEIDPADLPPLRKVELPGQQRVIGGVSAPATSRESRSMYSNDYRIGTRYGVQAVRDGPTQIGLQFGAGYRLAPLYDDGINRPGAVFRGELNLGQRIGDRARFTQSVQVESGRGDTFVKQSVRLDVEVWQNWKLETDFAIRHDNNGGGGSESAESSIELIRRF; translated from the coding sequence ATGCTCGGTGCAATCGGGCTCGCCCTGCTGGGCGCGCCCCTGGTCACATTGCCGAATCCCGCCTTCGGTGGCGACCCGATCCTGATCGCGATCGCGAGCGATCCGGCGCAGATGCGCCTGTACTGTTTTTCGACCCGCTGCGGCGACGAGGAATGGAAGCTGGCGATGGCGAGGCGGCAACGCGCGCCGGAGATCGACCCTGCCGACCTGCCGCCGCTGCGCAAGGTGGAACTGCCCGGCCAGCAACGCGTGATCGGAGGCGTCAGCGCCCCGGCGACCTCGCGCGAAAGCCGCTCGATGTACTCCAACGACTACCGCATCGGCACCCGCTACGGCGTACAGGCGGTGCGCGACGGCCCGACCCAGATCGGCCTGCAGTTCGGCGCCGGCTATCGGCTCGCGCCGTTGTACGACGACGGCATCAACCGTCCCGGCGCGGTGTTCCGCGGCGAACTCAACCTGGGCCAGCGCATCGGCGACCGCGCGCGTTTCACCCAGAGCGTGCAGGTCGAAAGCGGCCGCGGCGACACCTTCGTCAAGCAGTCGGTGCGGCTGGACGTGGAGGTGTGGCAGAACTGGAAGCTGGAGACCGATTTCGCGATTCGCCACGACAACAACGGTGGCGGTGGCAGCGAGAGCGCGGAGAGTTCGATCGAGTTGATTCGGCGGTTTTGA
- a CDS encoding dimethyl sulfoxide reductase anchor subunit family protein translates to MHPAFSVIFFTTLSGAGYGLMAWVGAIAFYHYAGGSPVEPMRVLAFAMLVALILVTVGLLSSTLHLGKPLRAWRAFSQWRTSWLSREGVMAIVAYLPALGLLLGVVRKSGAAMPMLLSAAVVVCALLTVACTAMIYASLKPIPAWRHWLVVPGYLAFALLSGAALLAALPGAPAVGRSAMTAVVLLAPLTALLKLMYWRAIDRTPLPVTRGEAVGLPDRELSVFERPHTEENYLTREMGYVLARKHARKLRLIALALFALLPLAGMFVAGLMQVTGSPETAAVVTALSALSVLLGAVVERWLFFAQAKHLVTLYY, encoded by the coding sequence ATGCATCCGGCGTTCTCGGTCATTTTCTTCACCACCTTGTCGGGCGCCGGGTATGGGCTGATGGCGTGGGTCGGCGCGATCGCCTTCTACCATTACGCCGGCGGATCGCCGGTCGAGCCCATGCGCGTATTGGCGTTCGCGATGCTGGTGGCCTTGATCCTGGTCACCGTCGGCCTGCTCAGCTCGACCCTGCATCTGGGCAAACCGCTGCGCGCCTGGCGCGCGTTCTCGCAATGGCGGACTTCATGGCTGTCGCGCGAGGGCGTGATGGCGATCGTCGCGTACCTGCCCGCATTGGGCTTGCTGCTGGGCGTCGTGCGTAAAAGCGGCGCGGCGATGCCGATGTTGTTGTCGGCGGCGGTGGTCGTGTGCGCGCTGCTCACCGTGGCCTGCACAGCGATGATCTACGCATCGCTCAAGCCGATTCCGGCGTGGCGGCATTGGCTGGTGGTGCCGGGCTATCTAGCCTTCGCCCTGCTCAGCGGCGCGGCCTTGCTGGCCGCGCTGCCCGGCGCGCCTGCGGTCGGGCGCTCGGCGATGACGGCGGTGGTGCTGCTCGCTCCGCTGACCGCGCTGCTCAAGCTGATGTATTGGCGCGCGATCGACCGCACGCCCTTGCCGGTCACTCGCGGCGAAGCGGTCGGCCTGCCCGACCGCGAATTGTCGGTATTCGAGCGCCCGCACACCGAAGAAAATTACCTGACCCGCGAAATGGGCTATGTGCTGGCGCGCAAGCACGCACGCAAGCTGCGCCTGATCGCGCTGGCGCTGTTCGCGCTGCTGCCGCTGGCCGGCATGTTCGTCGCCGGCCTGATGCAGGTAACCGGGTCGCCTGAGACGGCCGCGGTCGTGACCGCGCTGAGCGCGTTGTCGGTATTGCTGGGCGCCGTGGTCGAGCGCTGGCTGTTCTTCGCCCAGGCCAAGCATCTGGTCACGCTGTACTACTGA
- a CDS encoding efflux RND transporter periplasmic adaptor subunit has translation MKPELMIVAGLLALSLSACGGGSDQPTAQKSAEAKQAQGEHADEASDSHEHAEGKAGHGEQSEVESTVIRTEIARRSGISVAAVGAGTIADEHEVQGLLTPLEGRVARITARYPGPVRSLRANVGDRVSAGQTLATIDSNLSLTTYSIAAPISGVVLARNASVGEVAVEGMALFEIADLSSLWVDLHVFGEDATHLRPGLPVTVMRMGDDSGVETTLDRILPGTATASQSTVARASIKNADGLWRPGSAVRARVTVEQLPVELAVPLTALQRMDDGDVVFVREGERYSARPVKLGRRDARRVQVLSGLKAGEQVVIEQSFLIKADIEKAGASHEH, from the coding sequence ATGAAGCCCGAACTGATGATCGTCGCGGGCCTGCTGGCCCTGAGCTTGAGCGCTTGCGGCGGCGGGTCCGATCAACCGACCGCGCAGAAATCCGCGGAGGCGAAACAAGCGCAGGGCGAACACGCCGACGAAGCTTCCGACAGCCACGAACACGCCGAAGGCAAAGCCGGACACGGCGAACAGTCTGAAGTCGAAAGCACGGTGATCCGCACCGAGATCGCGCGCCGCTCCGGCATCAGCGTGGCCGCGGTCGGCGCCGGCACCATCGCCGACGAACACGAGGTGCAAGGCCTGCTCACCCCGCTGGAAGGCCGGGTCGCGCGCATCACCGCGCGTTACCCCGGGCCGGTGCGCTCGCTGCGCGCCAATGTCGGCGACCGCGTCAGCGCCGGCCAAACGCTGGCGACCATCGACAGCAATCTGAGCCTGACCACCTACAGCATCGCCGCGCCGATCTCCGGCGTGGTGCTCGCGCGCAACGCCTCGGTCGGCGAAGTCGCGGTCGAAGGCATGGCGCTGTTCGAAATCGCCGACCTGTCGAGCTTGTGGGTCGACCTGCACGTGTTCGGCGAAGACGCCACCCATCTGCGCCCGGGCCTGCCGGTCACGGTGATGCGCATGGGCGACGACAGCGGCGTGGAGACCACGCTCGACCGGATCCTGCCCGGCACCGCGACCGCCAGCCAGAGCACGGTCGCGCGCGCCTCGATCAAGAACGCCGATGGTTTGTGGCGCCCGGGTTCGGCGGTGCGCGCGCGGGTCACGGTGGAGCAGCTGCCGGTCGAGCTGGCGGTGCCGTTGACCGCGTTGCAGCGCATGGACGACGGCGATGTGGTGTTCGTGCGCGAAGGCGAGCGTTACAGCGCGCGGCCGGTGAAACTCGGCCGCCGCGACGCGCGCCGCGTGCAGGTGCTGTCGGGCCTGAAGGCCGGCGAACAGGTGGTGATCGAACAGAGCTTCCTGATCAAGGCCGACATCGAAAAAGCGGGGGCCTCGCATGAGCACTGA
- a CDS encoding alpha/beta hydrolase yields the protein METSPAASPELLDAVIRETGPTPAWSVLWLHGLGDSGDGFAPIVPELLRPDWPALRFVFPHAPVRAVTINNGMRMRAWYDIRDFSDLANRADETGVEESVRQVEALIGREIERGIPTSRILLAGFSQGGAITLATALQRKQPLGGLIALSTYLPMADRLIREATAVAHTQPMFMAHGQHDPVVPYRGGEMAAARLRTLGFKIDWHAYPMAHQVCAEEIDALGDWMSQRFAAQR from the coding sequence ATGGAGACTTCCCCCGCCGCATCCCCCGAACTGCTCGACGCCGTCATCCGCGAAACCGGTCCGACCCCCGCCTGGAGCGTGCTGTGGCTGCACGGCCTGGGCGACAGCGGCGACGGCTTCGCGCCGATCGTGCCCGAACTGCTGCGCCCGGATTGGCCGGCGCTGCGCTTCGTGTTCCCGCATGCGCCGGTGCGCGCGGTCACGATCAACAACGGCATGCGCATGCGCGCCTGGTACGACATCCGCGACTTCAGCGATCTGGCCAACCGCGCCGACGAAACCGGGGTCGAGGAATCGGTGCGGCAGGTCGAGGCGCTGATCGGGCGCGAAATCGAACGCGGCATCCCGACCTCGCGCATCCTGCTGGCGGGGTTCTCGCAGGGCGGGGCGATCACTCTGGCCACCGCGTTGCAGCGCAAGCAGCCGCTGGGCGGGCTGATCGCGCTGTCGACCTACCTGCCGATGGCCGACCGCCTGATCCGCGAGGCGACCGCGGTCGCGCATACCCAGCCGATGTTCATGGCCCACGGCCAGCACGACCCGGTAGTGCCGTACCGCGGCGGCGAGATGGCCGCCGCGCGCCTGCGCACCCTGGGCTTCAAGATCGACTGGCACGCCTATCCGATGGCGCATCAGGTCTGCGCCGAGGAAATCGACGCCCTAGGCGACTGGATGTCGCAGCGGTTCGCGGCCCAGCGCTGA
- a CDS encoding sensor histidine kinase — translation MPLAEHEPWLPDLCRLPRLVVMLSMAELIVIVLALAPDGTRWDLGRFVSSSAFALWLALAISVLLCVSRKWLSRLPPGVGGFIATATAAAIAAAVAGVTHTIDTVTSIGLVPAGVSFLRFVLGTAAIAILAVGVVLRYLYINDSWKAQVRANARAEVEALQARIKPHFLFNSMNTIAGLVRSDPEVAERTVLDLSDLFRAALGASKSDSSLAEEVELAERYLAIEQLRLRERLRVVWRKREPLPWKMPLPRLILQPLVENAVLHGISPLPGGGEIEIELTQLSDHLLLRIRNPSPAPAEARAGSRHAQHSIVQRLRYAYGPTARMTSGWERGYYLCELHVPTGVEAQSR, via the coding sequence CTGCCCCTGGCCGAGCACGAGCCCTGGCTGCCGGACCTGTGCCGGTTGCCGCGGCTGGTGGTGATGCTGAGCATGGCCGAGCTGATCGTGATCGTGCTGGCGCTGGCGCCCGACGGCACCCGCTGGGACCTGGGCCGGTTCGTGTCCTCCAGCGCGTTCGCGCTGTGGCTGGCGCTGGCGATCTCGGTGCTGCTGTGCGTGTCGCGCAAATGGCTGTCGCGGCTGCCGCCGGGCGTGGGCGGCTTCATCGCCACCGCGACCGCCGCGGCGATCGCCGCGGCCGTGGCCGGGGTCACCCACACCATCGACACGGTGACCAGCATCGGCCTGGTGCCGGCCGGGGTCTCGTTCCTGCGTTTCGTGCTGGGCACCGCGGCGATCGCGATCCTGGCCGTCGGCGTGGTCCTGCGCTACCTCTACATCAACGACAGCTGGAAGGCCCAGGTCCGCGCCAACGCGCGCGCCGAGGTCGAGGCGCTGCAGGCGCGGATCAAGCCGCACTTCCTTTTCAACAGCATGAACACCATCGCCGGGCTGGTGCGCAGCGACCCCGAGGTCGCCGAGCGCACCGTACTGGACCTGTCGGACCTGTTCCGCGCCGCGCTGGGCGCGTCCAAGAGCGATTCCAGCCTGGCCGAGGAGGTCGAACTGGCCGAACGCTACCTGGCGATCGAGCAGCTGCGCCTGCGCGAGCGCCTGCGGGTGGTCTGGCGCAAGCGCGAACCGCTGCCGTGGAAGATGCCGCTGCCGCGGCTGATCCTGCAGCCGCTGGTCGAGAACGCCGTCCTGCATGGGATTTCGCCCCTGCCGGGCGGCGGCGAGATCGAAATCGAGCTGACCCAGCTCAGCGATCACCTGCTGCTGCGCATCCGCAACCCGTCGCCGGCGCCGGCCGAGGCCCGCGCCGGATCGCGCCATGCCCAGCACAGCATCGTCCAGCGTCTGCGTTATGCCTATGGACCTACGGCGCGAATGACCTCAGGCTGGGAGCGGGGATACTATCTGTGCGAACTGCACGTGCCGACCGGGGTGGAGGCGCAGAGTCGATGA
- the hemC gene encoding hydroxymethylbilane synthase produces the protein MKTLRIATRKSPLALWQSEHVADRLRALHPGLVVTLVPMSTRGDEVLDRSLAAIGGKGLFLKELELAMLREEADCAVHSLKDVPMELEPGFAMPAILERADYADAFVSNAFDGIDALPTGARVGTSSLRRQAQLRALRPDLELRDLRGNVNTRLGRLDAGEYDAIILACAGLQRLGLDARIRARLESPYWLPAPAQGAIAIECREDDLSTRELCAALDHAATRTCVEAERGMNRALHGSCHVPVAAYARLDGEHLRLDGQVGSASDGRAVRAHGEGRGDAPECLGIEVAQKLLEQGAGEFIADSLGDVGDQD, from the coding sequence ATGAAGACCCTGCGCATCGCCACCCGTAAGAGCCCGCTCGCCCTGTGGCAGAGCGAGCATGTCGCCGACCGCCTGCGCGCCCTGCATCCGGGGCTGGTGGTGACCCTGGTGCCGATGAGCACCCGCGGCGACGAGGTGCTGGACCGCTCGCTGGCCGCGATCGGCGGCAAGGGCCTGTTCCTCAAGGAACTGGAACTGGCGATGCTGCGCGAGGAAGCCGACTGCGCGGTGCATTCGCTCAAGGACGTGCCGATGGAGCTCGAGCCCGGCTTCGCCATGCCGGCGATCCTGGAACGCGCCGACTACGCCGACGCCTTCGTCAGCAACGCCTTCGACGGCATCGACGCGCTGCCGACCGGCGCCCGCGTCGGTACCTCCTCGCTGCGCCGCCAGGCCCAGTTGCGCGCGCTGCGTCCGGACCTGGAGTTGCGCGACCTGCGCGGCAACGTCAACACCCGCCTGGGACGCCTGGACGCCGGCGAGTACGACGCCATCATCCTGGCCTGCGCGGGCCTGCAGCGGCTCGGCCTGGACGCGCGCATCCGCGCGCGGCTGGAATCGCCGTACTGGCTGCCGGCGCCGGCGCAGGGCGCGATCGCGATCGAATGCCGCGAAGACGACCTGTCCACCCGCGAACTGTGCGCCGCGCTCGATCACGCCGCGACGCGCACCTGCGTGGAAGCCGAGCGCGGCATGAATCGCGCGCTGCACGGCAGCTGTCACGTGCCGGTCGCCGCGTACGCGCGCCTGGACGGCGAACACCTGCGCCTGGACGGGCAGGTCGGTTCGGCCAGCGACGGCCGCGCGGTGCGCGCGCACGGCGAGGGCCGCGGCGACGCGCCCGAGTGCCTGGGCATCGAAGTCGCGCAGAAGCTGCTGGAGCAGGGCGCGGGCGAGTTCATCGCCGATTCGCTGGGCGATGTCGGCGATCAGGATTGA
- a CDS encoding TolC family protein, giving the protein MRLRPAALAALTAALCFPAQARPPLAPTIPTETAAPRRAGSVFTLDDAFARIGDAHPDLRLFGGQRRVLEAERDGAAQRPALVGGVSVENIFGSGALSGTQGAEITLSLASVFERGGKLDARRTFAQSRIDALAVERESRRLDLLAETARRYLAVLAAQRRIELAQFDIGQRKRSVDAARVRLQAGASPESGLLTAQAAQARAELERARGERSLLAARQHLAALWGERDPGFASVAGDPYALPQIEDATALAGLLDRNPELGRFVDARRIGEARVRLAQSQATPDLDWQVGLRRLQDGNDMALIGSVSMPLGARARAEPGIRGAQAELALLDIEREAKGLSLYSTLVEAHGRYRVGALEVARLKDDVLPRLIRAEKAAEYAYRAGAISYLELALLQAESVAVRKQRLDAALDAQLALIEIQRLTGESFLAASPIPAGATP; this is encoded by the coding sequence ATGCGGTTACGTCCGGCGGCCTTGGCCGCCCTGACGGCTGCGCTGTGCTTTCCGGCACAGGCGCGGCCGCCTCTCGCCCCCACTATTCCGACCGAAACCGCCGCGCCGCGACGCGCCGGTTCGGTGTTCACCCTCGACGACGCGTTCGCGCGCATCGGCGACGCCCACCCCGACCTGCGCCTGTTCGGCGGCCAACGCCGCGTGCTCGAAGCCGAGCGCGACGGCGCCGCGCAACGGCCCGCGCTGGTCGGCGGGGTGTCGGTCGAAAACATCTTCGGCAGCGGCGCGCTGAGCGGGACCCAGGGCGCCGAAATCACCCTCAGCCTGGCCTCGGTGTTCGAACGCGGCGGCAAGCTCGACGCCCGCCGCACCTTCGCCCAGAGCCGCATCGACGCGCTCGCGGTCGAACGCGAAAGCCGCCGCCTGGATCTGCTCGCGGAAACCGCGCGCCGGTATCTCGCGGTGCTCGCCGCGCAGCGCCGGATCGAACTGGCCCAGTTCGACATCGGCCAGCGCAAACGCAGCGTCGATGCCGCGCGCGTGCGCCTGCAGGCCGGCGCCTCGCCCGAATCGGGCCTGCTGACCGCGCAAGCCGCGCAGGCGCGCGCCGAACTCGAGCGCGCGCGCGGCGAACGCAGCCTGCTGGCCGCGCGCCAGCACCTGGCCGCGCTGTGGGGCGAACGCGACCCGGGTTTCGCCAGCGTAGCCGGCGATCCGTATGCACTGCCGCAGATCGAGGACGCCACCGCATTGGCCGGCTTGCTCGACCGCAATCCCGAACTGGGCCGCTTCGTCGACGCGCGCCGGATCGGCGAGGCGCGAGTGCGGTTGGCGCAAAGCCAGGCCACGCCCGACCTGGACTGGCAGGTCGGTCTGCGCCGGCTGCAGGACGGCAACGACATGGCGCTGATCGGCAGCGTGTCGATGCCGCTGGGCGCGCGCGCCCGCGCCGAACCCGGCATCCGCGGCGCGCAGGCCGAACTGGCCTTGCTCGATATCGAACGCGAAGCCAAGGGTTTGTCGCTGTATTCGACCCTGGTCGAAGCGCACGGCCGCTATCGGGTCGGCGCGCTCGAAGTCGCGCGGCTCAAGGACGACGTGCTGCCGCGGCTGATCCGCGCCGAGAAAGCGGCCGAATACGCCTACCGCGCCGGCGCGATCAGTTATCTGGAACTGGCGCTGTTGCAGGCCGAAAGCGTCGCGGTACGCAAGCAGCGCCTGGACGCCGCGCTCGACGCGCAACTGGCGCTAATCGAAATCCAGCGCCTCACCGGCGAGTCCTTCCTCGCCGCCTCGCCCATTCCCGCAGGAGCCACCCCATGA
- a CDS encoding LytR/AlgR family response regulator transcription factor, whose amino-acid sequence MRVVIADDEPLARERLRALLALRPDVEIVAEAVDGQHALHACAEHRPDLVLLDIAMPGIDGLEAARHLAAFDPRPAVVFCTAYDAHALSAFDAEAIDYLVKPVRAERLDAALERVRTFAAGRERHDGGETAPGQIRSHLCARLRGSLRLIPIDDVHYLHAEEKYVIVHHARGEDLIEESLKSLEDEFGERFVRIHRNCLVARHEIVELKRNAEGHVQAVLRHGKQPLEVSRRCVAALRETLKHL is encoded by the coding sequence ATGAGAGTGGTGATCGCTGACGACGAACCGTTGGCGCGCGAGCGACTGCGCGCGCTGCTGGCCTTGCGGCCGGATGTGGAGATCGTCGCCGAAGCGGTCGACGGCCAGCACGCGCTGCACGCCTGCGCCGAACACCGGCCGGATCTGGTGCTGCTGGACATCGCCATGCCCGGCATCGACGGCCTGGAGGCCGCGCGCCACCTGGCCGCGTTCGACCCGCGCCCGGCGGTGGTGTTCTGCACCGCCTACGACGCGCATGCGCTGTCGGCGTTCGACGCCGAGGCGATCGACTACCTGGTCAAGCCGGTGCGGGCCGAGCGCCTGGACGCCGCGCTCGAGCGCGTGCGCACCTTCGCCGCCGGCCGCGAACGCCACGACGGCGGCGAGACCGCGCCGGGCCAGATCCGCAGTCACCTGTGCGCGCGCCTGCGCGGCAGCCTGCGCCTGATCCCGATCGACGACGTGCATTACCTGCACGCCGAAGAGAAGTACGTGATCGTCCATCACGCCCGTGGCGAGGACCTGATCGAGGAATCGCTGAAATCGCTGGAGGACGAATTCGGCGAACGTTTCGTGCGCATCCACCGCAACTGCCTGGTGGCCCGGCACGAGATCGTCGAACTCAAGCGCAACGCCGAAGGCCACGTGCAGGCGGTGCTGCGGCATGGCAAGCAGCCGCTGGAGGTCAGCCGGCGCTGTGTGGCTGCGTTGCGGGAGACGCTCAAGCATCTTTGA
- a CDS encoding TonB family protein has translation MAPTGAWAGSKAASACLWLALCLGLAACGAAAPADAPRSQAEHADAVALPEPLVELDGEGLRARAAQALREQRIHTPAGDSAVDYYLALRDKEPGQIDVISALGELQPYVVIAGEQALLDDDLGESQRLLGLLERMDPQAPALPRLREGLRSATAARERKAREETQRLLAERADAAPAPRAMPGATSAAIKADAAASALAADEAAARASTPAAPIASAPAPSASPPPAAATATAVASAPARAMPRLIADASPRYPLPALNRKIEGSVEISFTILPDGRTGAARLVSSEPAGVFDDAALAAVARLRFEPSGQSHAARRTLNFKLPSR, from the coding sequence ATGGCGCCGACGGGCGCGTGGGCAGGTTCGAAGGCCGCTTCGGCGTGCCTGTGGCTGGCGCTGTGCCTGGGCCTGGCCGCCTGCGGCGCGGCCGCGCCGGCCGATGCGCCGCGGTCGCAGGCCGAACATGCCGACGCGGTGGCTTTGCCCGAACCGCTGGTCGAGCTCGACGGCGAAGGCTTGCGCGCCCGCGCCGCCCAGGCGCTGCGCGAACAGCGCATCCACACCCCGGCCGGAGACAGCGCGGTCGACTACTACCTGGCGTTGCGCGACAAGGAGCCGGGCCAGATCGACGTGATCAGCGCGCTCGGCGAATTGCAGCCGTACGTGGTGATCGCCGGCGAACAGGCCTTGCTCGACGACGATCTGGGCGAATCGCAGCGCCTGCTCGGGCTGCTCGAACGCATGGACCCGCAGGCGCCGGCCCTGCCGCGCCTGCGCGAGGGCCTGCGCAGCGCGACCGCCGCGCGCGAACGCAAGGCGCGCGAGGAGACCCAACGCCTGCTGGCCGAACGCGCCGACGCCGCGCCGGCACCGCGTGCGATGCCCGGCGCGACCAGCGCCGCGATCAAGGCCGACGCGGCCGCCAGCGCGCTCGCCGCCGACGAAGCCGCGGCCCGGGCGAGCACGCCGGCCGCGCCGATCGCGTCGGCGCCGGCCCCCTCCGCGAGCCCGCCGCCCGCGGCCGCGACCGCGACCGCCGTCGCCAGTGCGCCGGCACGCGCGATGCCGCGCCTGATCGCCGACGCCAGCCCGCGCTATCCCTTGCCGGCGCTCAATCGCAAGATCGAAGGCAGTGTCGAGATCAGCTTCACCATCCTGCCCGACGGCCGCACCGGCGCGGCCCGGCTGGTGAGCTCCGAGCCGGCCGGGGTGTTCGACGACGCGGCGCTGGCGGCGGTGGCGCGGCTGCGCTTCGAGCCCAGCGGCCAGTCGCATGCGGCCCGGCGCACCTTGAATTTCAAGCTGCCGTCGCGCTGA
- a CDS encoding 4Fe-4S dicluster domain-containing protein, whose translation MTGLPPPSKKKLGLVIDLDTCVGCHACAVSCKEWNAGGFSAPLTDEQPYGKDPSGVWFNRVHSYEVEATAVAALPIADPVRGCGSAAAVDTAPQPAMTLHFPRSCLHCEQPACVTVCPTGASYKRAEDGIVLVDEDKCIGCKLCSWACPYGAREYSPVEGVMKKCTLCIDRIYNENLEESERQPACVQACPTRARHFGDLADPESKVSKLVAERGGVDLMASLGYQPTNKYLPPRARRAGAAEPAPAAETLDTQALPTVLRWLDRVLSR comes from the coding sequence ATGACCGGTCTGCCGCCGCCGTCGAAAAAGAAACTGGGTCTGGTGATCGACCTGGACACCTGCGTGGGCTGCCATGCCTGCGCGGTGAGCTGCAAGGAATGGAACGCCGGCGGTTTCTCCGCGCCGTTGACCGATGAGCAGCCTTACGGCAAGGACCCGTCGGGGGTCTGGTTCAATCGCGTCCACAGCTACGAAGTCGAAGCCACCGCCGTCGCCGCCTTGCCGATCGCCGACCCGGTGCGCGGTTGCGGCAGCGCCGCGGCCGTCGACACCGCACCGCAACCGGCGATGACCCTGCACTTCCCGCGTTCGTGCCTGCATTGCGAACAACCGGCCTGCGTGACCGTGTGCCCGACCGGCGCCAGCTACAAGCGCGCCGAGGACGGCATCGTGCTGGTCGACGAGGACAAGTGCATCGGCTGCAAGCTGTGCTCCTGGGCCTGCCCGTACGGCGCGCGCGAGTACAGCCCGGTCGAGGGCGTGATGAAGAAATGCACGCTGTGCATCGACCGCATCTACAACGAGAACCTTGAGGAATCCGAACGCCAGCCGGCCTGCGTGCAGGCCTGCCCGACCCGCGCGCGCCATTTCGGCGACCTCGCCGATCCGGAATCGAAGGTGTCCAAGCTGGTCGCCGAACGCGGCGGCGTCGACCTGATGGCCTCGCTGGGTTACCAGCCGACCAACAAATACCTGCCGCCGCGCGCGCGCCGCGCCGGCGCGGCGGAACCGGCGCCGGCCGCCGAAACGCTGGACACCCAGGCCTTGCCGACGGTGCTGCGCTGGCTGGATCGGGTGTTGTCGCGATGA